TGCGGCGGGTGGCGGGTGAGGAGTTCTTCGTCGACGCGACCGGCGGCTACCTGACCGCCCCGGGCGACGAGCACCACGTCGCCCACCCGGTCGGACCCGGCGACCGGTCCACCGACATCCGGATCGGCCCGCAGCTGTACGCCGACCGGTTCGACGGCCCCCGCACCTCCCGCCGGCTCACCGTCAGCGGCGCCGCCGATCTGCGGCACCGGGCCCTGCTGGCCGCCGCCCGGCGCGGCGCGGAGACCTTCGAACTGGCCGAGCGGATCCACCTGCTGCTCGACGAACTCGCCGCCACGGCCGGCCGGTGGAGCCCCGACAGCCCCGCCCGCCGGAGCACGGTACGCGTCCACCAGCGCCTCGTACGGGACACCTGCGCCGTCCTGGCGGGCGGGATCCCGGCGCTGCTCCTGCCCCTGGAGGACCTGGCCCGCGCGGTCGGCGTCTCGCCCCACCACCTCAGCCGGGTCTTCCACGCCGTCACCGGTACCACCCTGACGCGCTACCGCAACGAACTGCGCGTCCGTGGAGTCCTCCAGCAACTGGAGGAGGGCCACGACGGCCTGCGGACCCTCGCCGCCGCGTACGGATTCGCCGACCAGGCCCATCTGACCCGGACCTGCCGCACCCATACGGGTCATCTCCCCAGCGCCGTACGGCGACTTCTCGCCGATCGCGCATGAATCTTCAACGCCGCGGAAGCGGGCGGGCCCCACGATGTCGGTGATCCGACCGACGACTTCGAGCGTTCACCCCGGGGGACCGACGATGACCCTGCTCACCAGAGCCGGCGTGGCACTGGCGACCGTCCTGACCGCCGTCGCGTGCGCCGGCGCCGCGCCGGCCGGCGCCGCCCGGACGTCCGGACTGCCCGGCGGCGACGCCGGCGCACCCGTCCTGACCGGCCACCGCCCCTGCCCGGGGCAGCCCGACGTGACCTGCGCCGACCTGACCGTGCCGCTCGACCGCACCGGGAAGCAGCCGGGCACGCTCACCCTGCGCACGGCCGTGTACGGCCCGGCCGACGCGCCCCGTGGCACGCTGCTCTTCCTCACCGGCGGGCCGGGCCAGCCCGGAGTGCCGTACGTGGCGCGGATGCGGGAGCGGCTCCCCGAGGCGCTCGCCGAGTACCGGCTCGTGATGATCGACCAGCGCGGCACCGGCACCGGGGCGATCGACTGCCCCGACCTCCAGAAGCAGGTCGGCGGCAGCGACACCGTCGCCCCGACACCGGACGCGGTGCGCGCCTGCGCCGGGCTCCTCGGCGAGAAGCGGAACTTCTACACGACCGCCGACACCGTCGCCGACCTCGAGGACCTGCGCCGGGCCCTGCACCTGCCGTCCTGGACCCTCGACGGCGTCTCGTACGGCACCTTCACCGCCGGCCAGTACGCCCTGCGGCACCCCGGCCGGGTGCGCAGGCTCGTCCTGGACTCCGTCGTCCCGCTCGACGGCGCGGGCGTCCTCTACGAGGACGCGATGCGCCACTCCGCCTGGGTGCTGCGCACCGCCTGCCGGGAGCAGAGCTGCGGCTTCGACCCGGCGAAGGACCTCGCCGCGGTCGTCCGCCGCGACGGCAACGGCGTCGGCGTGTTCAACCTGCTGGTGATCGCCAGCATCGTCGACCCGAAGCTCGACGACCCCAGGTTCCGCATCCTCGACGCGCTGCACGCCTCGGCGGGCGGCGACCGCGCACCGCTCGACCGGCTGGTCGCCGGGTTCGCCGACCCGGGCGGCGAACCGGCCGAGGACTTCAGCTCCGGCCTGCACGCGGCCACCCTGTGCGCCGACTCGGCCTGGCCCTGGGGCGACTCCGCCGCGCCCGTCGAAGGCCGGGAGAAGGCCCTGGCCCGGGCGGTGCGGGCGATCCGGCCGGCCGACGTGTGGCCCTTCGAACGGCGGACGGCGGGTGAGCAGGGCATCCCGCGGACGTGCCTGCCCTGGCCGTCCTCGCGCCCGCTCCCGGCCACACCCGACGGGCCGCTGACCATGCCGGTCCTGCTGCTGGCCGGCGACCGCGACCTGTCGACGCCGATGACGTGGGCCCGGCAGGTCGCGGCCCGGACCCCGCGGGCCGAACTGGTCGTCGTCCCGGGCTCCGGCCACTCCACACAGAGCCGCGGCGACGGTGCCCGCGCGGCCCAGGACTTCCTGTTGCGCTAGCCGCGCGGCGGGAGGGTGGTAAGGCGACGGCGCGTCGCGCCCGGGACGGGGGTCCGGGTGCGGCGCGCCGTCGTGTCCGGCGGGCGTGCGCGGGTCAGTGGACGACCGTGTAGCTGCGCCAGGGCAGCGATCCGGGCGCGATGGAGTCGCTGGTGTTGGTCGCCACGTAGATGGGGTCCTTGCCCTGACAGTTCCGGGTCCGGTACAGGATGATGTCGTTCAGTGTGCGGTTCTCGATCCTCGGCACGCCGGACGGCGCAAGCAGCCTGTGGCAGCCGTTCACGGACGGGCTGGTCTGCGTGATCACGAACTCGCGTTCGGTCTCGTACGTGAGCGTGCCCACCGCGGTGCGACCGAGGCTGGAGCAGCCCGTGGCGGCGAGGGACAGGAGCACGGCCGCGGCGGCGATGCCGAGGCGCCGGTTGGGGAGCATGGCGGATCCTCGTCTGTACGGGTCGGTACGGCGGGGGCGGTGGCACTGTTCCCGCCACCATCCCGCGCGCCGCACCCCCTGTCATCCGATGCTGGGCCGCCCGGGCGACGCCGCGCCGACGCCGGTTGTCAGACCTCGCCCGTAAGGTCGGAGATCCAGTCGGAATCCGTCGCGGAGGGGAGGTGACCAGGTCGTGGGCCACGCATGGCACCGCCACGCCGCCGTCTTCCTGCCCGCCGCCCTGCCCCGCGAGGGGCGGATCGCCTTCTGGTCGCCCGACGGAGAGCCGCTGCCGGAGCCCCCGGAGGGGGCCGGTGCGCGCGCCGAGATCACCGTCGTACGGCGGCACGGCAACGGCGCCCGCGGCCGGACCGTCTCCGCCGTCGTCCTGCCCGTCGACGCGGCCCTGCCGCATCTGGTCGCCGCCCGGCGCCACCCGGCCGCCCACCCCGCCGCCGCGTGCTGGGGCGCCGCCGCCCTGCACGCACTGCAGCTCACCGCGCGGGGCAGGCTGCTGCCCGGGCTCACCGTCGACGATCTCGACGCCTGGCGGGCGGGCCCGCTGGACCCGGACGACATCGCCCACCTCCGGGCCGTCGCCGCGGCCATGCCGTACGAGGCCCACGCCGTGCCCGTGCCGGGGACCGGTCCGCTTCGGGTGCCCGACCCCGAGGCGCTGGTCCGGGCCTTCCTCGACGCCGTCGCCGACACCCTGCCCCGCACCCCGGCTGCCCCGCACGCGGCCGGCCGGCCGTTCGCCGCCCGGGAGCCGCAGCATCTCCCCGGGGCCCGGGCCTGGGCGGCGGAGGCCGCGGCCGGCATGGACGCCGGGGTCCGCGTCTCGCTCCGCCTCGACCTGTCCGGGTACGAACTCTTCGACGTCTCCGAGGAGGGCGGCGAGGAACGGCAGGCCGCCGCCGCGCTGCTCCAGGTGCACAGCCTCGCCGACCCCACGCTCGTCATCGACGCCGCCGCCCTGTGGGCCGGGGACGGCGACGAGCACTTCGGGCCGCGCGCCCGGATCGACGCCGTCCTCGCGCTGCGCCGCGCCGCCCGGGTCTGGCCGCCGCTCGGGCGGCTCCTGGAGCGCGACGTCCCCGACGTTCTGGCCGTCACCGAGGACGAGCTGTACGAACTCCTCGGCCCGGCCGCCGCCCGGCTCGCCGACGCCGGCGTCGCCGTGCACTGGCCTCGCGAACTGGCCCGCTCGCTCACCGCCACCGCGGTCGTCCGCCCCGCCCGCTCCGCGCCCGGCTCCGCCACCGACGGCAGCTCGTTCTTCGACAGCGAGGAACTGCTTCGCTTCAACTGGCAGCTGGCCCTGGACGGCGACCCGCTGACCGAACGGGAGATGGACGCGCTCGCCGAGTCGCACCGCCCCGTCGTCCGGCTCCGCGACCAGTGGGTGGTCGTCGACCCGGCCCTCGTCCGCAAGGCCCGCAAGCGCGAACTGGGCCTGCTGGAACCGGCGGACGCGCTCGCCGTCGCCCTCACCGGCGCCGCCGAGATCGACGGCGAGACCGTGCCCGCCGTGCCCGTCGGCGCCCTCGCGGCCCTGCGGGACCGCCTCGTCGGCGGGCCCGAGGCGATCGCCCCGCCGCCCGGACTCGACGCCACCCTGCGCGACTACCAGTTGCGCGGCCTCGCCTGGCTGGACCTGATGACCTCGCTGGGCCTCGGCGGCTGCCTCGCCGACGACATGGGCCTCGGCAAGACCGTCACGCTGATCGCCCTGCACCTGCGCCGCGCCCGCCGCGCCCCCACCCTCGTCGTCTGCCCGACCTCGCTCCTCGGCAACTGGCAGCGGGAGGTACAGCGGTTCGCCCCCGGAGTCCCGGTCCGGCGTTTCCACGGCGTCGATCGCTCCCTCGACGGCCTCGACGGCGGCTTCGTGCTCACCACGTACGGCACCATGCGCACCAGCGCGCCCCGACTGGCCGAGCAGGAGTGGGGGATGGTCGTCGCCGACGAGGCGCAGCACGTCAAGAACCCCTTCTCCGCGACGGCCAAGGCGCTGCGGACCATCCCCGCGCCCGCCCGGGTCGCCCTCACCGGCACCCCCGTGGAGAACAACCTCTCCGAACTGTGGGCACTGCTCGACTGGACCACCCCCGGACTCCTCGGCCCGCTCAAGGCGTTCCGCGCCCGGCACGCCCGGGCCGTGGAGAACAACGAGGAGATCGAGCACCAGGAGGCCGTCGAGCGCCTCGCCCGGCTCGTCCGGCCGTTCCTGCTGCGCCGCCGCAAGTCCGACCCCGGGATCGTGCCCGAGCTGCCGCCCAAGACCGAGTCCGACCACCCCGTGGCCCTCACCCGCGAACAGGCCTCGCTGTACGAGGCGGTGGTGCGCGAGACCATGGCGCAGATCGAGGGCGCCGAGGGCATCGCCCGCCGCGGCCTCGTGATGAAGCTGCTCACCTCGCTCAAACAGGTCTGCAACCACCCCGCCCAGTACCTGAAGGAGACCGCCGGCCGCGGCGGCCACCGCCTCGCCGGCCGCTCCGGGAAGCTCGCCCTGCTCGACGAACTCCTCGACACGATCCTCGCCGAGGGCGGCTCGGTCCTGGTGTTCACCCAGTACGTCGCGATGGCGCGGCTGCTCTCCGACCACCTCGCAGCCCGCGCGATCCCGAGCCAACTCCTGCACGGCGGCACCCCGGTCGCCGAGCGGGAGCGGATGGTCGACCGCTTCCAGTCCGGCGAGGTGCCGGTGTTCCTGCTGTCTCTCAAGGCCGCCGGCACCGGGCTCAACCTGACCCGGGCCGGCCATGTCGTGCACTTCGACCGCTGGTGGAACCCGGCCGTGGAGGACCAGGCCACCGACCGCGCCTACCGCATCGGGCAGACGCAGCCGGTGCAGGTCCACCGGCTCGTCGCCGAGGGCACGGTGGAGGACCGCATCGCCGAACTGCTCCGCTCCAAGAAGGCGCTCGCCGACGCCGTCCTCGGCTCCGGCGAGGCCGCCCTCACCGAGCTGACCGACCGCGAACTGGCCGACCTGGTGTCCCTGAGGAGGCCGTCGTGAACCGCCCCCGCGTTCCCGCCGGCGGTCCCGGAAGCGGCCCGGCCGCCCGCCACGACGACCGGCGCCGGACCTTCCCTGCGGTGCCCCCGCGCGCCGCTCCCGACGGCCGGTTCGCCGCCACCTGGTGGGGCAACGCCTGGGTGGAGGCCCTGGAGGACACCGCCCTCGATCCGGCCCGGCTCGCCCGCGGCCGGGCGTACGCGGGCCGCGGCCAGGTCGACGCGATCACTGTCACGCCCGGCCGGGTCGTCGCGTACGTGCACGGCAGCCGGCCCCGCCCGTACCGCACCGAGATCCGGCTCCGCACGCTCGGCGACGACGGCTGGGAACGGTTCCTCGACGCGGCCGCGGCCCGCCCCGACCACATCGCCGCCCTGCTCGACAAGGACGTGCCGCACGCCCTCGCGGCCGTCGCCGACCTGCTGCCCGCGCCCGGGGACCTGATCCCCGACTGCTCCTGCCCCGACGACGGCTTCCCGTGCAAGCACGCCGCCGCCCTCTGCTACCAGGCGTCCCGGCTGCTCGACGAGGACCCGTTCGTCCTGTTCCTGATGCGCGGCCGCGGCGAGCAGGAGATCCTCGCCGCGCTGACCCGGCGCAACGCGGCCCGGTCCGCCGCCGAGGCCACGACCGCCGCACCGGCGATGCCGACCCTCCCCGCCCGCGACGCGCTGCCCCCGCGCACCGGGGGACGCGCACTGCCGCCGCTGCCCGAGCCGTTGCCCGCCCCCGTACAGCCGGGCCGGCCACCCGTGCCCCCGC
This sequence is a window from Streptomyces sp. HUAS YS2. Protein-coding genes within it:
- a CDS encoding helix-turn-helix transcriptional regulator; its protein translation is MEETGRRPWTACGTAELLRSEVVRSRRGAHCGRIEAAGITVVDILCCEDRTSFVGPGQQEEHCVVLTRSGGYLRRVAGEEFFVDATGGYLTAPGDEHHVAHPVGPGDRSTDIRIGPQLYADRFDGPRTSRRLTVSGAADLRHRALLAAARRGAETFELAERIHLLLDELAATAGRWSPDSPARRSTVRVHQRLVRDTCAVLAGGIPALLLPLEDLARAVGVSPHHLSRVFHAVTGTTLTRYRNELRVRGVLQQLEEGHDGLRTLAAAYGFADQAHLTRTCRTHTGHLPSAVRRLLADRA
- a CDS encoding SWIM zinc finger family protein, with the translated sequence MNRPRVPAGGPGSGPAARHDDRRRTFPAVPPRAAPDGRFAATWWGNAWVEALEDTALDPARLARGRAYAGRGQVDAITVTPGRVVAYVHGSRPRPYRTEIRLRTLGDDGWERFLDAAAARPDHIAALLDKDVPHALAAVADLLPAPGDLIPDCSCPDDGFPCKHAAALCYQASRLLDEDPFVLFLMRGRGEQEILAALTRRNAARSAAEATTAAPAMPTLPARDALPPRTGGRALPPLPEPLPAPVQPGRPPVPPPDRHAPDPLALDLLATEAAARAHAFLTTGQDPVAALTPWQDAVRLAAAHPGSGLTASTRALYRDLAAALDRTPTDLARAVAAWRQGGPAGLAVLEEPWDPPAGPFDRARPALLAADLPAFRPWRNRLSGRTLQLRLGRDGLWYGYESDADREDWWPRGTPDADPVGALTALMGR
- a CDS encoding DEAD/DEAH box helicase, which produces MGHAWHRHAAVFLPAALPREGRIAFWSPDGEPLPEPPEGAGARAEITVVRRHGNGARGRTVSAVVLPVDAALPHLVAARRHPAAHPAAACWGAAALHALQLTARGRLLPGLTVDDLDAWRAGPLDPDDIAHLRAVAAAMPYEAHAVPVPGTGPLRVPDPEALVRAFLDAVADTLPRTPAAPHAAGRPFAAREPQHLPGARAWAAEAAAGMDAGVRVSLRLDLSGYELFDVSEEGGEERQAAAALLQVHSLADPTLVIDAAALWAGDGDEHFGPRARIDAVLALRRAARVWPPLGRLLERDVPDVLAVTEDELYELLGPAAARLADAGVAVHWPRELARSLTATAVVRPARSAPGSATDGSSFFDSEELLRFNWQLALDGDPLTEREMDALAESHRPVVRLRDQWVVVDPALVRKARKRELGLLEPADALAVALTGAAEIDGETVPAVPVGALAALRDRLVGGPEAIAPPPGLDATLRDYQLRGLAWLDLMTSLGLGGCLADDMGLGKTVTLIALHLRRARRAPTLVVCPTSLLGNWQREVQRFAPGVPVRRFHGVDRSLDGLDGGFVLTTYGTMRTSAPRLAEQEWGMVVADEAQHVKNPFSATAKALRTIPAPARVALTGTPVENNLSELWALLDWTTPGLLGPLKAFRARHARAVENNEEIEHQEAVERLARLVRPFLLRRRKSDPGIVPELPPKTESDHPVALTREQASLYEAVVRETMAQIEGAEGIARRGLVMKLLTSLKQVCNHPAQYLKETAGRGGHRLAGRSGKLALLDELLDTILAEGGSVLVFTQYVAMARLLSDHLAARAIPSQLLHGGTPVAERERMVDRFQSGEVPVFLLSLKAAGTGLNLTRAGHVVHFDRWWNPAVEDQATDRAYRIGQTQPVQVHRLVAEGTVEDRIAELLRSKKALADAVLGSGEAALTELTDRELADLVSLRRPS
- a CDS encoding alpha/beta hydrolase; amino-acid sequence: MTLLTRAGVALATVLTAVACAGAAPAGAARTSGLPGGDAGAPVLTGHRPCPGQPDVTCADLTVPLDRTGKQPGTLTLRTAVYGPADAPRGTLLFLTGGPGQPGVPYVARMRERLPEALAEYRLVMIDQRGTGTGAIDCPDLQKQVGGSDTVAPTPDAVRACAGLLGEKRNFYTTADTVADLEDLRRALHLPSWTLDGVSYGTFTAGQYALRHPGRVRRLVLDSVVPLDGAGVLYEDAMRHSAWVLRTACREQSCGFDPAKDLAAVVRRDGNGVGVFNLLVIASIVDPKLDDPRFRILDALHASAGGDRAPLDRLVAGFADPGGEPAEDFSSGLHAATLCADSAWPWGDSAAPVEGREKALARAVRAIRPADVWPFERRTAGEQGIPRTCLPWPSSRPLPATPDGPLTMPVLLLAGDRDLSTPMTWARQVAARTPRAELVVVPGSGHSTQSRGDGARAAQDFLLR